A stretch of the Oceanicola sp. D3 genome encodes the following:
- the plsX gene encoding phosphate acyltransferase PlsX, translating into MSDAAETQAPMLPALSGRVVISVDAMGGDLGPAAVVAGIAQSADKNPDIGFILHGPADELRPLIEKRRLASRVVIRDATGVVQMDDKPSHVMRHGKGTSMWSTIEAVKKGEAAVAVSCGNTGALMAVSMLRLRKIEGVNRPAIACLWPSRNPNGFNIMLDVGADIRADQQDLLQYALMGMSYARNGMGLSRPRVGLLNVGTEETKGRAELKVAHDLIDEAAVKNDFDFVGFVEGGDIPSDRVDVIVTDGFTGNIALKTGEGTAKLIGDLLRQAFKHTPLSRLAALLALTSLKRLNKRIDPRRVNGGVFLGLNGTVVKSHGSADATGVSSAIKLAFQLAQSGFTERLAARLASVGHAGQDAPHNE; encoded by the coding sequence ATGAGTGACGCCGCCGAAACCCAAGCTCCGATGCTCCCGGCCCTTTCGGGCCGGGTTGTCATTTCTGTTGATGCGATGGGGGGAGACCTCGGCCCGGCTGCCGTTGTGGCCGGTATTGCGCAATCGGCAGACAAGAACCCCGACATCGGTTTCATCCTGCATGGCCCAGCTGACGAGCTGCGCCCGCTGATCGAGAAGCGGCGGCTGGCGTCGCGCGTTGTGATTCGTGATGCGACGGGCGTTGTGCAGATGGACGACAAGCCCAGCCACGTGATGCGCCACGGCAAGGGCACTTCCATGTGGTCGACCATCGAGGCCGTCAAAAAGGGCGAGGCCGCTGTGGCTGTGAGCTGCGGCAACACCGGCGCGCTGATGGCCGTGAGCATGCTGCGGCTGCGCAAGATCGAGGGCGTGAACCGCCCCGCCATTGCCTGCCTCTGGCCCTCACGCAACCCCAACGGCTTCAACATCATGCTCGATGTCGGCGCCGATATTCGCGCTGACCAGCAGGACTTGCTGCAATATGCGCTAATGGGCATGAGCTATGCCCGCAACGGCATGGGGCTGTCGCGCCCGCGTGTGGGGTTGCTCAACGTCGGCACCGAGGAGACCAAGGGCCGCGCCGAGCTGAAGGTGGCCCACGACCTTATCGACGAAGCGGCGGTGAAGAACGATTTCGACTTCGTCGGCTTTGTCGAGGGCGGCGACATCCCGAGTGACCGGGTTGATGTGATCGTCACCGATGGGTTTACCGGCAACATCGCGCTGAAAACCGGTGAGGGCACCGCCAAGCTGATCGGGGACTTGCTGCGGCAGGCCTTCAAGCACACCCCGCTTTCGCGCCTTGCCGCCCTGCTGGCGCTGACCTCGCTGAAGCGGCTCAACAAGCGGATTGACCCGCGCCGGGTGAACGGGGGCGTCTTCCTCGGGCTGAACGGCACGGTCGTAAAAAGCCACGGCAGCGCTGATGCGACCGGGGTCTCCTCCGCGATCAAACTGGCCTTCCAGCTGGCCCAGTCGGGCTTTACCGAGCGCCTCGCCGCACGCCTTGCATCGGTGGGCCACGCGGGGCAGGATGCGCCGCATAACGAATGA
- the rpmF gene encoding 50S ribosomal protein L32, which translates to MAVPQNKITKSRRNMRRSHDALVADNPAECSNCGELKRPHHVCGACGHYADKEVVAAADEIDFDEDAA; encoded by the coding sequence ATGGCTGTCCCTCAGAATAAGATCACGAAGTCGCGCCGCAACATGCGCCGTTCGCATGATGCGCTCGTGGCCGACAATCCCGCCGAGTGCTCCAACTGCGGCGAACTCAAGCGTCCGCACCACGTGTGCGGTGCCTGCGGCCACTATGCCGACAAGGAAGTTGTCGCCGCGGCCGATGAGATCGACTTCGACGAAGACGCTGCTTGA
- a CDS encoding DUF177 domain-containing protein, protein MIRLSDLPVKRPTRFALEPEQGELAKIADGLGLLGLRKMRFAGTLSPMGRQDWALEADLGATVVQSCVVTLEPVTTRIEEKVVRRYLAEFSFPEEEEAEMGEDDEAEPLPAVLDLTEVMREALALALPAFPRAEGVELGEAVFTEPGAEPMTEEKVKPFAGLAELKKRMEE, encoded by the coding sequence ATGATCCGCCTCTCAGACCTGCCTGTGAAGCGACCCACGCGATTTGCGCTGGAGCCGGAGCAAGGCGAGCTTGCGAAGATCGCTGATGGGCTGGGCCTGCTCGGCCTGCGCAAGATGCGCTTTGCCGGAACGCTCTCGCCCATGGGCCGACAGGACTGGGCGCTGGAAGCGGACCTGGGTGCAACGGTTGTGCAAAGCTGCGTGGTTACACTGGAGCCGGTGACGACGCGGATCGAAGAGAAGGTGGTGCGCCGCTACCTCGCCGAGTTTTCCTTCCCCGAAGAGGAAGAGGCGGAGATGGGCGAGGATGACGAGGCAGAGCCGCTGCCGGCCGTGCTCGATTTGACCGAGGTGATGCGCGAGGCGCTCGCGCTTGCCCTGCCCGCCTTCCCCCGCGCCGAGGGCGTGGAATTGGGAGAAGCGGTGTTTACGGAGCCGGGCGCGGAGCCGATGACCGAGGAGAAGGTGAAGCCTTTTGCCGGGCTGGCCGAGTTGAAGAAACGGATGGAAGAATAG
- a CDS encoding outer membrane protein assembly factor BamE encodes MLLALVLSLAACTARMRNHGYTPSDADLAALQVGVDTRESVIEAVGSPAGYGVLRESGYYYLSARTRTWGPREPEFVDRQLVAISFTEAGRVSNIERFTLRDGNVVALSRRVTVSNVKGVSFLRQLLGNLGRFQASDFLD; translated from the coding sequence GTGCTTCTGGCACTTGTGCTGTCGCTTGCGGCGTGCACGGCGCGCATGCGCAATCACGGCTACACGCCCTCCGATGCCGATCTTGCAGCGCTGCAAGTGGGGGTGGACACCCGCGAAAGCGTGATCGAGGCGGTGGGCTCGCCCGCGGGCTACGGCGTGTTGCGCGAAAGCGGCTATTACTACCTCTCCGCCCGTACCCGCACATGGGGCCCGCGCGAGCCCGAGTTTGTTGACCGTCAGCTTGTGGCAATCTCCTTCACCGAGGCTGGCCGCGTCAGCAATATTGAGCGGTTCACCCTGCGGGACGGCAATGTTGTGGCCCTGTCGCGGCGTGTGACCGTCAGCAACGTCAAGGGCGTCAGCTTCCTGCGCCAGCTGCTGGGCAACCTCGGGCGCTTCCAAGCTTCCGACTTCCTCGACTAA
- the msrB gene encoding peptide-methionine (R)-S-oxide reductase MsrB, with protein MAEIEKTDEEWRAQLGDLAYKVTRKHGTERAFTHDDFPKDPGVFTCTCCGAPLFDQGQKFDSGTGWPSFWAPKEGAQVGESVDRKFFMTRTEVHCARCEAHLGHVFPDGPEPTGLRYCINGVALEFEPDA; from the coding sequence ATGGCCGAGATCGAGAAAACGGACGAGGAATGGCGGGCGCAGCTTGGCGATCTGGCCTATAAGGTGACGCGCAAGCACGGCACCGAGCGGGCCTTTACCCATGACGACTTTCCCAAGGATCCGGGCGTTTTTACCTGCACCTGCTGCGGCGCGCCGCTTTTTGACCAAGGTCAGAAGTTTGACAGCGGCACCGGCTGGCCGAGCTTTTGGGCGCCCAAGGAGGGGGCCCAAGTGGGTGAGAGCGTGGACCGCAAGTTTTTCATGACGCGGACCGAGGTGCATTGCGCGCGCTGCGAGGCGCATCTGGGCCATGTCTTTCCTGACGGCCCGGAGCCGACCGGGCTGCGTTATTGCATCAACGGGGTGGCGCTGGAGTTTGAGCCGGACGCGTGA
- a CDS encoding GNAT family N-acetyltransferase encodes MRALTKGRYQVRLAGEEDLPAIFALRGAVFRGDPEAPDADAFDARALHVLVEDLSQNKLACCFRLLSLSGGAEIASGYTAQFYGTAPLASYEGPVLEMGRFCINPDFRGDPHILRTAWVGMTDYIDSHDVRFLFGCSSFHGTDLSEHLDALALLRARHIGPPEWRPEIKSAQVHRFADLPDHTPDKRRATLQMPPLLRSFLMLGGWVSDHGVVDEDLGTFHVFTGLEIEAIPPNRAAAFRATV; translated from the coding sequence ATGAGGGCGCTGACAAAAGGCCGTTACCAGGTCCGACTGGCCGGTGAAGAAGATCTGCCTGCCATTTTCGCCCTGCGCGGCGCGGTGTTTCGTGGCGATCCCGAGGCCCCCGACGCTGATGCGTTTGATGCCCGTGCGCTGCATGTGCTGGTCGAAGACCTCAGCCAGAACAAGCTCGCCTGCTGCTTTCGCCTCCTGTCGCTCTCAGGTGGGGCCGAAATTGCCTCGGGCTATACCGCGCAGTTCTACGGCACCGCGCCGCTGGCCAGCTACGAAGGGCCGGTGCTGGAGATGGGCCGCTTTTGCATCAACCCCGATTTCCGGGGCGACCCCCATATTCTGCGCACCGCTTGGGTCGGCATGACCGACTATATCGACAGCCATGATGTGCGCTTCCTCTTCGGTTGCTCCTCGTTTCACGGCACGGATCTGTCGGAGCATCTGGATGCGCTCGCCCTGCTGCGTGCCCGCCACATCGGCCCGCCGGAGTGGCGCCCAGAGATAAAATCCGCTCAGGTGCATCGCTTTGCCGATCTGCCCGACCACACCCCCGACAAACGCCGCGCAACCCTGCAAATGCCGCCGCTTCTGCGCAGTTTCCTGATGCTCGGCGGCTGGGTTTCCGACCATGGGGTGGTGGATGAGGATCTTGGCACCTTCCACGTCTTCACCGGGCTGGAGATCGAGGCAATCCCCCCCAACCGCGCCGCAGCCTTCCGCGCCACCGTCTGA
- a CDS encoding peroxiredoxin: MKTGMKLPDVTFHTRVRDEAVGGPNPFRWEDKTTADYFAGKRVVLFSLPGAFTPTCSTYQLPGFENGFADFAAEGVDAIYCMSVNDSFVMNQWAKAQGLENVQVIPDGSGEFTRRMGMLVRKDNLGFGLRSWRYAAVVKDGVVEAWFEEPGLCDNHGEDPYGVSSPETVLNWLKEANAAVAA, encoded by the coding sequence ATGAAAACCGGAATGAAACTTCCCGATGTCACCTTCCACACCCGCGTGCGCGACGAGGCCGTGGGCGGCCCCAACCCGTTCCGCTGGGAAGACAAGACAACGGCGGATTACTTCGCCGGCAAGCGCGTGGTGCTGTTTTCCCTGCCCGGCGCCTTCACCCCAACTTGCTCCACCTACCAGCTGCCCGGTTTCGAGAATGGATTTGCCGATTTCGCCGCCGAGGGTGTGGATGCGATCTACTGCATGAGCGTGAACGACAGCTTCGTGATGAACCAATGGGCCAAGGCGCAGGGGCTGGAGAACGTGCAGGTCATCCCCGATGGCTCGGGCGAGTTCACTCGCCGCATGGGGATGCTGGTGCGCAAGGACAACCTTGGCTTCGGCCTGCGCTCGTGGCGCTATGCCGCCGTGGTGAAGGACGGCGTGGTGGAAGCGTGGTTTGAAGAGCCGGGGCTGTGCGACAACCACGGGGAAGACCCGTATGGCGTGAGCTCGCCGGAAACCGTGCTGAACTGGCTGAAAGAGGCCAACGCGGCCGTCGCGGCTTAA
- a CDS encoding GNAT family N-acetyltransferase, with protein MPVTYRPGTAEDATACARIIRAWGAEVDWIDPMDALEPMAAFWAEVFAAHPTWVAEAAGEVIGFFNREGHHLCGLYVARAARGRGVGLQLLTLARAGQSQMVAWSYEENRTARRFYRREGFVELCREREEGSGLMNVEHLWTSPA; from the coding sequence ATGCCCGTCACCTACCGCCCCGGCACCGCTGAAGACGCAACAGCCTGCGCCCGCATCATCCGCGCGTGGGGCGCAGAGGTGGATTGGATCGACCCGATGGATGCGCTGGAGCCGATGGCCGCGTTCTGGGCCGAGGTCTTTGCCGCGCACCCCACATGGGTCGCTGAGGCGGCGGGCGAGGTCATCGGGTTCTTCAACCGGGAAGGCCACCACCTCTGTGGTCTCTACGTGGCCCGCGCCGCGCGGGGCAGGGGTGTTGGCCTGCAGCTGTTGACCCTTGCCCGCGCCGGCCAAAGCCAAATGGTCGCCTGGTCCTATGAAGAGAACCGCACCGCCCGCCGCTTCTACCGCCGCGAGGGCTTTGTCGAGCTGTGTCGCGAGCGCGAGGAGGGCTCCGGGCTGATGAATGTCGAGCATCTCTGGACAAGCCCTGCCTAA
- the lipA gene encoding lipoyl synthase — protein sequence MTDQSPPRLRHPEKAKKPDNPQPKKPAWIRVKAPTSKGYAATAKIMRENRLTTVCEEAGCPNVGECWSQGHATMMIMGDVCTRACTFCNIATGKPPEALDVFEPGRVADAVKKLGLNHVVITSVDRDDIEDGGAEHFAMTIRAIRKQAPGTTIEILTPDFIRCDPSVLEVVVEARPDVFNHNLETVPGLYPEVRPGARYFHSLRLLQRVKELDPTMFTKSGIMVGLGEDKQAVHAVMDDMRAADIDFLTIGQYLQPTPKHHAVDRFVTPEEFAAYEKAAYGKGFLMVSASPLTRSSYHAGDDFARLRENRLAKLAGA from the coding sequence ATGACCGACCAAAGCCCACCCCGCCTGCGCCACCCCGAGAAGGCGAAGAAGCCCGACAATCCCCAGCCGAAAAAACCGGCATGGATCCGGGTGAAGGCCCCGACCTCAAAGGGCTATGCCGCCACCGCCAAGATCATGCGCGAAAACCGCCTGACAACGGTGTGCGAAGAGGCGGGCTGCCCCAACGTGGGCGAATGCTGGAGCCAGGGCCACGCCACCATGATGATCATGGGCGATGTCTGCACCCGCGCCTGCACCTTCTGCAACATCGCCACCGGCAAGCCGCCCGAGGCGCTCGATGTGTTCGAGCCCGGCCGCGTGGCCGATGCGGTGAAGAAGCTGGGGCTGAACCACGTGGTCATCACCTCGGTCGACCGGGATGATATCGAAGACGGCGGCGCCGAACACTTCGCGATGACGATCCGCGCCATCCGCAAGCAGGCCCCCGGCACCACCATCGAGATCTTGACGCCCGACTTCATCCGCTGTGACCCCTCGGTGCTGGAGGTGGTCGTCGAAGCGCGCCCCGACGTCTTCAACCACAACCTCGAAACCGTGCCTGGCCTCTACCCCGAGGTCCGCCCCGGCGCCCGCTACTTCCACAGCCTGCGCCTGCTGCAACGGGTGAAGGAGCTGGACCCGACGATGTTCACCAAGTCGGGCATCATGGTCGGCCTCGGCGAAGACAAGCAGGCCGTTCACGCCGTGATGGACGATATGCGCGCTGCCGACATCGACTTTCTGACCATCGGCCAATACCTCCAGCCCACCCCCAAGCACCACGCGGTCGACCGTTTCGTGACGCCGGAAGAATTCGCCGCCTACGAGAAGGCCGCTTACGGCAAGGGCTTTCTCATGGTCTCCGCCAGCCCGCTCACCCGGTCGTCCTACCACGCCGGAGATGACTTTGCCCGCCTGCGCGAGAACCGTCTGGCCAAACTCGCCGGAGCATGA
- a CDS encoding cystathionine gamma-lyase — translation MTDTPTKAAELLHLRGQTLTKGDPIAPPITMASMYHLPGEPGGVPGYGRADQPTWEATEHLLSHLEDAPALLFPSGMGAISAALFATLHAGDKLLVPSDGYYNVRKLADLFLSGLGVEIIERPTAAFAEGGFEGISVVFIETPSNPGLDLVDLAATCEAVRGAGGITVIDNTTMTPLGQRPLELGADVVVASDTKAPGGHSDNLMGHVASRDPALMERVRSWRTVAGGIPGPFEAWLLHRSLETLPLRFATMCATAKALAPRLAAHPAIALCRHTSLPGDPSHNLAATQMETNGFLIGLTLKDAATAEAFIDGCPFLRPATSFGGVHSSAERRARWGDEVAPGFVRLSIGCEPQEPLWAALKEALDRL, via the coding sequence ATGACAGACACGCCCACCAAAGCCGCCGAACTCCTGCACTTGCGGGGCCAGACCCTCACCAAGGGCGACCCGATCGCCCCGCCGATCACGATGGCCTCCATGTATCACCTGCCTGGCGAGCCGGGCGGCGTGCCTGGCTATGGCCGCGCTGACCAGCCGACATGGGAGGCCACCGAGCACCTGCTCTCGCATCTGGAGGACGCCCCCGCGTTGCTCTTCCCCTCTGGCATGGGTGCAATCTCGGCGGCGCTCTTTGCCACGCTCCACGCGGGCGACAAGCTGCTGGTGCCCTCGGATGGCTATTACAACGTGCGCAAGCTGGCCGATCTCTTCCTGAGCGGCCTTGGAGTGGAGATCATCGAACGCCCCACAGCCGCCTTTGCCGAGGGCGGCTTCGAGGGCATTTCTGTTGTTTTTATCGAAACACCTTCCAACCCCGGCCTCGATCTGGTGGACCTTGCCGCCACCTGCGAGGCCGTGCGCGGGGCAGGGGGCATCACCGTGATCGACAACACCACGATGACCCCGCTCGGCCAACGCCCGCTGGAGCTGGGGGCCGATGTGGTCGTCGCGTCCGACACCAAGGCCCCCGGCGGACATTCCGATAACCTGATGGGCCATGTCGCCAGCCGCGATCCCGCACTGATGGAGCGGGTGCGCAGCTGGCGCACCGTTGCGGGCGGCATTCCCGGCCCCTTCGAGGCCTGGCTGCTTCACCGCAGCCTCGAAACCCTGCCGCTCCGCTTTGCAACCATGTGCGCCACAGCAAAGGCGCTGGCCCCCCGGCTCGCCGCCCACCCGGCCATCGCCCTCTGCCGTCACACCAGCCTGCCCGGCGACCCTTCGCACAATCTCGCGGCCACTCAGATGGAAACCAACGGCTTCCTCATCGGTCTCACCCTCAAAGACGCCGCAACGGCCGAGGCTTTCATCGACGGCTGCCCCTTCCTGCGCCCCGCCACCTCCTTCGGCGGCGTCCACAGCTCCGCCGAACGTCGCGCGCGCTGGGGCGATGAGGTTGCCCCCGGCTTCGTGCGGCTTTCAATCGGCTGCGAGCCGCAAGAGCCGCTTTGGGCTGCTCTGAAAGAGGCGTTGGATAGGCTCTAA
- a CDS encoding iron-sulfur cluster assembly scaffold protein: protein MNAENDLIKLYSGRILSLAGDIPLTERLAEPQATVKKRSPLCGSTVTVDLVLEGGKIAAFGQDVKACALGQASAAILGAQVIGRTAEEITAARDQLKAMLTEDGPVPEAPFEGYEVLLPARGYKNRHASIMLALEATAEAMAQATG from the coding sequence ATGAACGCCGAAAACGACCTGATAAAGCTCTATTCGGGCCGGATTCTCTCGCTTGCGGGGGATATCCCGCTGACAGAGCGGCTTGCCGAGCCTCAGGCGACCGTGAAAAAGCGCTCGCCGCTCTGTGGCTCAACCGTGACGGTGGATCTGGTTTTGGAGGGCGGCAAGATCGCCGCGTTTGGGCAGGATGTGAAAGCCTGCGCCTTGGGGCAGGCCTCGGCGGCAATTCTTGGTGCGCAGGTGATTGGGCGCACGGCGGAAGAGATCACCGCCGCCCGCGATCAGCTGAAGGCCATGCTGACGGAAGACGGGCCTGTGCCGGAGGCCCCGTTTGAGGGGTACGAGGTGCTGCTGCCGGCGCGTGGCTACAAGAACCGCCATGCCTCGATCATGCTGGCGCTGGAGGCCACCGCCGAAGCGATGGCGCAGGCCACGGGCTGA
- the hisI gene encoding phosphoribosyl-AMP cyclohydrolase — translation MSFDTETLVYDAKGLIPAIAQDAASGDVLMMAWMNAEAVAKTLETGKVTYWSRSRAAFWVKGETSGHVQKLVELRVDCDRDCLLVLVEQEGPACHTNRRSCFYTAVRDGAEVEIMAPMKG, via the coding sequence ATGTCGTTTGACACCGAGACATTGGTCTATGACGCAAAGGGGCTGATCCCCGCCATCGCGCAGGATGCCGCAAGCGGCGACGTGCTGATGATGGCCTGGATGAATGCCGAGGCGGTGGCCAAAACGCTGGAAACCGGCAAGGTCACCTATTGGTCACGCTCACGGGCGGCCTTTTGGGTAAAGGGTGAAACCTCGGGCCACGTGCAAAAGCTGGTGGAACTGCGGGTAGACTGCGACCGCGATTGCCTTCTGGTGCTTGTGGAGCAGGAGGGGCCGGCCTGCCATACCAACCGTCGCAGCTGCTTTTACACCGCTGTGCGAGACGGCGCGGAGGTGGAGATCATGGCCCCGATGAAGGGCTAA
- the gluQRS gene encoding tRNA glutamyl-Q(34) synthetase GluQRS — MTFTTRFAPSPTGPLHLGHAYSALLAHDMARQAGGRFLLRIDDLDQSRSRPEWEAQLKGDLAWLGLTWPEPCRRQSEHLPDYRAALERLSAKGLTYPCRCSRRDIASAASAPQEGAAHFGPDGLIYPGTCRGRAMSEAEPGDAIRLDIQKALGEGSLPGFTETGAAHAGQHLLTPDYLLTGIGDPVLARPHMGASYHLSVVVDDAAQGVTDVIRGEDLFTATFLHRFLQMLLELPVPRYHHHPLVRDEAGKRLAKRDDARAIARYRDDGLSPDAIRRKVGL; from the coding sequence GTGACATTTACTACCCGCTTTGCCCCATCGCCCACCGGCCCGCTGCACTTGGGCCATGCCTATTCGGCGCTGCTCGCGCATGACATGGCCCGGCAAGCGGGTGGGCGTTTCTTGCTCAGGATTGATGATCTGGACCAATCCCGCTCGCGGCCCGAGTGGGAAGCCCAGCTGAAGGGTGATCTGGCCTGGCTCGGCCTTACATGGCCCGAGCCTTGCCGCCGCCAATCCGAACATTTGCCAGACTATCGGGCAGCACTTGAGCGGCTGAGCGCCAAGGGCCTTACCTACCCTTGCCGCTGTTCGCGGCGCGACATTGCCAGCGCGGCCTCGGCCCCGCAGGAGGGCGCGGCACATTTTGGCCCAGACGGGCTGATCTACCCCGGCACTTGTCGTGGGCGCGCTATGAGCGAGGCCGAGCCCGGCGATGCGATCCGCCTCGACATCCAGAAGGCTCTTGGCGAGGGGTCACTACCCGGATTTACCGAAACCGGCGCCGCCCATGCTGGCCAGCATCTGCTGACGCCCGATTACCTGCTCACTGGCATAGGCGACCCGGTGCTGGCCCGCCCCCACATGGGCGCGAGCTATCATCTGTCGGTGGTGGTGGATGACGCGGCGCAGGGGGTTACGGATGTGATCCGGGGCGAAGACCTATTTACCGCCACCTTCCTCCACCGGTTTCTCCAGATGCTGCTGGAGCTGCCGGTGCCGCGCTACCATCATCATCCGTTGGTGCGGGATGAGGCCGGAAAGAGGCTGGCAAAGCGCGATGATGCCCGCGCCATTGCACGCTACCGGGATGACGGGCTGAGCCCTGATGCGATACGCCGCAAGGTCGGGCTTTAG
- the trmFO gene encoding methylenetetrahydrofolate--tRNA-(uracil(54)-C(5))-methyltransferase (FADH(2)-oxidizing) TrmFO, translating into MTKPLHIIGAGMAGSEAAWQAVTAGQPVVLHEMRPHVGTFAHQTGNFAEMVCSNSFRSDDDEQNAVGLLHWEMRAAQGLVISAADRHALPAGSALGIDREPFAEWVTAQLRNHPLVTVSEREITALPKPEDGPAIIATGPLTSGALAEAIAAETGAEALAFFDAIAPIVHADTVDMSVAWMQSRYDKGETEEERTAYMNCPMNKAQYEAFIDALLEADKTEFREGETAKYFDGCLPIEVMAERGRETLRHGPMKPVGLTNPHNPEEKAYAVVQLRRDNKLGTLFNIVGFQTKMKYGAQTTVFKMIPGLENASFARLGGIHRNTFLNSPTLLDAEMRLKSQPHIRFAGQITGVEGYVESTAMGLLAGRLAVAELRGETLPPVPQTTAMGALVTHITGGAEAKTFQPMNVNFGLFPPVEAKGGRRGRKDRYKAYTDRAKVDWQGWLNAAAQPVEPA; encoded by the coding sequence ATGACCAAACCACTCCATATCATCGGCGCAGGCATGGCCGGCTCCGAGGCCGCCTGGCAGGCCGTGACAGCCGGCCAACCCGTTGTGCTGCACGAGATGCGCCCTCACGTTGGCACCTTTGCCCACCAGACCGGCAACTTTGCCGAGATGGTCTGCTCTAACTCCTTTCGCTCGGACGATGACGAGCAGAACGCTGTGGGGTTGCTGCATTGGGAGATGCGCGCCGCGCAGGGCCTCGTGATTTCTGCCGCTGATCGCCATGCGCTGCCTGCGGGATCGGCGCTTGGGATCGACCGTGAGCCCTTTGCGGAATGGGTGACGGCGCAGCTCAGGAACCATCCGCTTGTCACCGTGTCGGAGCGCGAGATCACCGCCCTGCCGAAGCCGGAGGATGGGCCTGCCATCATCGCGACCGGTCCGCTGACCTCAGGGGCGCTGGCCGAGGCAATTGCCGCCGAAACCGGCGCTGAGGCGCTCGCGTTCTTTGATGCCATTGCCCCGATTGTCCATGCCGATACCGTCGATATGTCGGTTGCATGGATGCAATCGCGCTATGACAAGGGCGAGACCGAAGAAGAGCGCACCGCCTATATGAACTGCCCAATGAACAAGGCGCAGTATGAGGCCTTCATCGACGCGCTGCTGGAGGCCGACAAGACCGAGTTTCGTGAAGGCGAGACGGCGAAGTATTTTGACGGCTGCCTGCCGATTGAGGTGATGGCCGAACGGGGGCGCGAGACGCTGCGCCACGGGCCGATGAAGCCTGTGGGGCTGACTAACCCGCACAACCCCGAAGAAAAGGCCTATGCCGTTGTTCAGCTGCGGCGCGACAACAAGCTGGGCACGCTCTTCAACATCGTCGGCTTTCAGACCAAGATGAAGTATGGGGCGCAAACGACTGTTTTCAAAATGATCCCCGGGTTGGAGAACGCCAGTTTTGCGCGCCTTGGCGGCATTCATCGCAACACGTTTCTCAACTCGCCCACGCTGCTGGATGCCGAGATGCGGCTGAAATCGCAGCCTCACATTCGCTTCGCAGGCCAGATCACCGGGGTGGAAGGCTATGTGGAAAGCACCGCGATGGGCTTGCTTGCGGGCCGCCTTGCGGTGGCCGAGTTGCGCGGCGAAACGCTGCCCCCGGTGCCGCAAACCACCGCGATGGGCGCACTTGTGACCCATATCACCGGTGGTGCCGAGGCGAAAACCTTTCAGCCTATGAACGTGAACTTCGGGCTGTTTCCGCCGGTTGAGGCCAAGGGCGGGCGGCGCGGGCGCAAGGACCGGTACAAGGCCTATACAGACCGGGCCAAGGTTGATTGGCAGGGCTGGCTGAACGCGGCCGCCCAACCCGTTGAGCCCGCGTGA
- a CDS encoding LysR family transcriptional regulator — MPSWDDLKYALALSRHGRMNSAAQSLGINVATMSRRIERLGEELGQPPFVKKADGWEASPMIAGLLEIAEDIEQRLGAEMNSIHAGTAGHSSSLSIGCPPIISLFMLFPNMSNRDPSLRNVNYTFTQRVMEEGMGENDLVIQYKRPESGRVITQKIVSLTSSIYRRKGGKPDSGWVSLSENYDASPFNQSAYAFFDEKPSVRVQSMYELYELVAAADMAGPLLDAIASNNPELEPVEGGEEICSTDLWLIYHASRKGDPVVEGTIAWIKDSFARLPSNRGDVVRLKTA, encoded by the coding sequence ATGCCCAGTTGGGATGACCTCAAATACGCGCTCGCCCTCTCGCGCCATGGCCGCATGAATTCGGCGGCTCAAAGCCTCGGGATCAATGTCGCGACCATGTCACGGCGGATCGAGCGCTTGGGCGAGGAGTTGGGCCAGCCGCCTTTCGTCAAAAAGGCCGATGGCTGGGAGGCGAGCCCGATGATCGCCGGACTGCTGGAGATTGCCGAGGATATCGAGCAGCGTTTGGGTGCGGAGATGAACAGCATTCACGCGGGCACCGCGGGCCATAGCAGCTCGCTCTCTATCGGCTGCCCGCCGATCATTTCGCTCTTCATGCTCTTCCCCAACATGAGCAACCGTGACCCGAGCCTGAGGAACGTGAACTACACCTTCACCCAGCGGGTGATGGAAGAGGGCATGGGGGAGAATGATCTGGTGATCCAATACAAGCGGCCAGAGTCCGGCCGCGTGATTACCCAAAAGATCGTAAGCCTGACCTCAAGTATCTACCGCCGCAAGGGCGGTAAGCCTGACAGTGGATGGGTTTCGCTCAGCGAGAATTACGACGCCTCGCCGTTCAACCAGAGCGCCTATGCGTTCTTCGACGAAAAGCCCTCCGTTAGGGTGCAGTCGATGTACGAGCTTTACGAGCTCGTGGCAGCCGCCGACATGGCCGGCCCCCTTCTTGACGCGATCGCAAGCAACAACCCGGAACTCGAGCCGGTGGAAGGGGGCGAGGAGATTTGCAGCACCGACCTCTGGCTGATTTACCACGCCTCTCGCAAGGGTGATCCGGTTGTTGAAGGCACGATTGCCTGGATCAAAGACAGTTTCGCCCGGTTGCCGTCTAACAGAGGCGATGTTGTTCGGCTGAAAACAGCCTAA